The nucleotide sequence AGGCTGTAGCCGCTCCACCGCTGGTCGGCGGGGCGGAGGTGGGTTGCCCGAGCGGCCTAAGGGAACGGTCTTGAAAACCGTCGTGGCAGCGATGTCACCGTGGGTTCAAATCCCACACCCACCGCACGTGAACGGCCCCTGACCGGGTGACTCGGTCGGGGGCCGTTCTTATGTGGCGGTGAGGGTCAGCCTTGTTGGGCTACTTCCCACTCCGAGCCGCCCAGGGGGTAGTCGTACCTCGGGCGGCCCGTCGAGGCGCTGGTGCGGAAGGGTTTGCCGTGGTCGTTCACCAGGAGCTTGCCGGTGCGGGGGCCGCTGGACCATTCCAGTTCCAGGTACCAGCTGACGTCGCGGGTCTTCGAGCCGGCGGAGATGTAGAAGACCTCGGGGTCCGACTCGCTGACCTTGTACGGGAAGTCCCGCTGGCCCGCCTTCGGTACGGAGCTGGGGCGGCCGGCGTCCAGGTTGATCGCGAAGGACTTGGTGGAGACGCCCCCGCCGCAGCCGACGCCCATCGCGTAGTCCGTCCAGGGGAGGGGGGCGTCGCTTTTCACGATGTGCACGTTCAGGGCTGTCAGTACGACGGTGTCGCTGCCCGTGCCCTGCACCGTCAGCTCGATGAACTGGTTGTCGCTCGCGACCCCGCCGAGTGCGCCGACCCAGCCGGGTGCGTCCTGTTCGGTGGGCGGCGGGGGGACCTGGGTCGGCGGGCTGTCGATCAAGTAGTGCTGACTGCACGGGTCCTCGAAGGCGTACGGACGGGTGGACACCGCCACCGGGACCGCGTTGCCTGCCTGGTGGGAAGCCGGCGGGTTCGGCTTCTCTTGCGTGGGGTGCGAGACGGAGGCGGAGGGCGGGGCGGGGGACGACGGTTTCTTGGAGCTGCGGTGCGACGGGGAGGGGGAGGACGTGGTGTTGTCCCCCGGCTTTTGGTCCGGGCTCTCCGACACGGCCGTGGCCGCTGACCGGTCTTTGGTGCCAGTGGTTGCCCCCATGCCGTACGCGACGGCCGGGACGGCAAGCGCCACGACTGCCACCGCGGCGAGGGTCAGGCGGAGGCGCCGGCGTTTGGTACGGGGCTCCGTCTCGTCGTGCGGGTGGGTGTCGGTGGCGGGGGTCGGCGCGGCCGGTTCTGGTGCTGGGGTCGGTACCGCGGCCTCGGGCTTGGTGGGCTCAGGTGCCGGGGCCTGAGTTTCCGGGGCGGGCGTCGCCGAGCGGGCCCGGCGTCTCGCCTCGTCGGCCATGATCCACCGGCGGTGCAGCTCGACCATTTCCTCGGCGCTCGCTCCGCAGAGCCGTGCAAGCCGCTCGACCGACGCGTAGTCGGTCGGTACGGCGTCCCCGTTGCAGTAGCGGTGCAGCGTGGACGTACTCACATGGAGCTTGGCCGCGAGGACGCCGTAGCTGCGTCCTGAGCGGTCCTTCAACTCCCTGAGCAGTTCAGCGAAAGCCTCG is from Streptomyces sp. NBC_00370 and encodes:
- a CDS encoding helix-turn-helix domain-containing protein — protein: MATTEAEAFAELLRELKDRSGRSYGVLAAKLHVSTSTLHRYCNGDAVPTDYASVERLARLCGASAEEMVELHRRWIMADEARRRARSATPAPETQAPAPEPTKPEAAVPTPAPEPAAPTPATDTHPHDETEPRTKRRRLRLTLAAVAVVALAVPAVAYGMGATTGTKDRSAATAVSESPDQKPGDNTTSSPSPSHRSSKKPSSPAPPSASVSHPTQEKPNPPASHQAGNAVPVAVSTRPYAFEDPCSQHYLIDSPPTQVPPPPTEQDAPGWVGALGGVASDNQFIELTVQGTGSDTVVLTALNVHIVKSDAPLPWTDYAMGVGCGGGVSTKSFAINLDAGRPSSVPKAGQRDFPYKVSESDPEVFYISAGSKTRDVSWYLELEWSSGPRTGKLLVNDHGKPFRTSASTGRPRYDYPLGGSEWEVAQQG